GCATTAGTGTAAAAAGTAGCTGTAGTAAACCCCATAGATAAAGCTATGCTCTTGTGATATTTTTTTAGATTGCCTTATAGCTTTAATATTGGCGGATATACGCTTATAAACTTTTTCTATATCTTCATTACTAAGTTCTATATAAAATTGCATTATTGTAACCTATTGGTTAAGTTTATTTTTACAATTTAGTGATAAGATTATTTTTATGTTACAACCTACTGGTTATATAAATCTAAAGAGGTATTAATGGAAGCTAAGATATTAACATATGATTCTAGTAATGGTACTGGAACATTAATAACAAGAGAAAATGAGAAGAAGAATTTTTCAATAACTGAATGGTAAATTATCTGTACAAAAGCAAGTTAATGAAATATCACAAAAATTAGCTCAATTAAAAATAAAAAAAGAAAAGTATATTAATGGTTCAATAGCTAATGGATGGAAACTTATAAATGATAATGAAGAGGGATTTGTAATTGAAGAAAAGTTTTTTTCATTTGGGAAATTTTCTCTTTGGTTTATAATCTCTTCTACTCCTTTATCTTTTCTTATAGGTCCTTTTGGAATAATTGTTTCTCTCATCATACTATTAATTTCAGGTATAGCATATAATATTACAATATTAAAAGGTGTAGTTGATAAGGAAAACTTTATTATAAATATAACTAAAGATGATAGAAATTATAAGCAATTAACTATAGATAATAAAGATAATGATTCGAAAAATAGGCAAAAAAAGCAAAATAAAGAAGATGCTTATTGGAGCTTATAATGATATAAGTTTCTAATAATAGTAGGTGAATTATATTGTATTTTATTCAAGTTTGAGATAATATTAACTATGAAGTTTGTTTTTTAACTTATATTACTATATATAACTAGGAAAAATAAAAATAAATAATATTGAAAATAAATTTACATTAATTGAAGTATAAAGTGTAATATAAAAAGTGGTGCGAATGGTGAGAATCGAACCCACACTCCAAAACTGGAACGGGATTTTAAGTCCCGCGCGTCTACCTGTTCCGCCACACTCGCACAAGTGTGAATAAAACACAAATGGTGGTTCGAGACAGAATCGAACTGTCGACACAAGGATTTTCAATCCTTTGCTCTACCGACTGAGCTATCGAACCATTTTGTGAATTTTAAAAAAGTGGTGGTGAGAGAAGGATTTGAACCTTCGAAGCCGTAGGCGGCGGATTTACAGTCCGCAGGATTTGACCACTCTCCAACCTCACCATAATAAAAAAACTTAAACTTTTGGATGGGGTAGAAGGATTCGAACCTTCGAGTGACGGTACCAAAAACCGTTGCCTTACCGCTTGGCGATACCCCATTAATTTAAGTGGACGGAATTATATAATTGTAATTATTAAAACTAGCTAAAATTCTAAGCCTTTTATGAGATTACTCATAAAAGGCTGGAATTGGAGGAAAAGTATCAAATGACCTTTTTAAAGCAAAAGTTATAGAATTTCTATTCTTATGGTTTTGCATAGGGTTTGAAAATTGTAAATATTTTATAGACTCATCAGCAGTTTTCTCTTTTTTATATACAAAAGCGATTTTTTTACCACTTTTTACACTATTTTCATAGATAGTTTTTGCATAACTAAAAATATTTGGAAACTCTTTTTCATTTATTTTATCTCCCCAGCAAAAATATACAAATTTACCATTTGGAATATAGTTTTGTGCATCTATATACATAATATCTCTATCAAATTCTGTATTTTGACTAGAGTTATATTTTTCTAAATCTTCATTAAATTTTGATAGAAGTGTACTTGAATCAACATGTGGTTCAATTAGATTAAATAGGTTTTTAACCTCTACAATTTTTCCGCTACAATGTTCACTCATGGCTTGTTTAAATGCTGTTATATAGTTTTCACATTTTAACTCTATTAGTGAACCAAACTCTTCAAAATCTTGTTTTAGTAGCTCTTTATTTGAATCAAAACCAACTGGGGTAACCACTGGATTATAGATAAATACTGTACCTATGATACTCTTTTTTCTATCATCTTTTGATTTTATTAAACTTTTTAGCTCTTTAGGGCTAATCTCTTCATCTTCTTTATTGAAATACATATAACTTTTTGTTAAAAATACCTCTTCATATTTTGTTTCTATCTCTCCAAAATATTGCATAATTCTCCTTTAATCTTTTGAATTTATATAAGTTCTAAAATCGCCACACTCTTTTAGTAGCTCTTTGTAGTATTTTGTATCTGAAAAATCTTTTTGAAGTGTATCAAAATATTTTGCTCCACTTGATTTTATAAAACCAGAGTAAATCTGACCATAATTCCATTCATTATTATAAGTTGTATATTTATTGAAGTAATTTTCTTCTAAATTTAAGTCAAAAAGTGCTAATTTTGTTTTTGAGATGGAATAGATTATTTTTGCTTTGAACTCTTTATCTTTTGTATTTTCTAAAGCAATATTATAATGTTTTAAAGCAAGATTTAGTTTCTCATTTTGTAAATCTTTACTTTGGATACTATAAGAGTGTCTGTAAATTACAGTTACTCTATCAACACTTCCAAAATAGCTTAAGTTATATAAAGCATTTGCCAAAAGATAGTTATCCATAGCACTTTTTGGATTTTTTTCTAACTCTTTTTTAATAGAAATTGTTTTTTCAAGAAACTCTTTTATAGTCATAGAGTTATTAGAACCTTTTCTATTATTTCCTTTTATAAATGAGTTGAAAGGATTGAATTCCATTTTTTCATTTAAAATAGGATTTTTTGTCTCCAAAGCCTCTTTAAATTTTAGATTATTTATAAGAGCTTTTGTTTTTGCTGTTTCAAATGAGTTTTCAATATATATTTTTGACTCTTCTATTCTATTTTTAAATTTAGTTTGGAAATGCTCTTTTATTTTTGAATTTGGTTTTTCATTCATAAAAGCTTCAAATTTTTGAATTAGTTCTAAATCAAACTCTCCAAAATCTAAATAGTTGATATTTAGTGCTAAAAAGGCATTTAATTTATCATTTTGTTTTTCATAAAGTTTGTTTAAGATTACTCTAAAAGTGTAATCGTGAATGGATGTTGAAAAGTGTTCATCTTTTGTTAGTTCTTGCATTTTTTCATATATTTCATTTTCAGTTTTTATATCTATAATTTCTAGTTTGTTTAAATATAAAATATAGTTTAGTGTTTGAACTTCGTGTGAATTTGGGTACTCATTTAATAGTTTTTGTGTAGATTTTATTGCTTGCTCAAAACCTTTTTCATAAATACTAAAATATGCAAGGCTTAAATCAACCATATACATATTATCTTTTTTTATAGTTTTTAAAAACTCTACATACCCTTTGGGGAACTCAAATTGAGTCTCTACATTTTGATTGAAAAATAGTTGAGAAGTTAAAAGTTCTCTAAATAAAAGTAGATCAAACCATTGTGAATTTTTATCTATATTGTAAATATTTTTTAACTCTTCTAAAGAGTTACTAGAACTATCTAAAGACCGAAGAAGATAAAATTTTGTTTTCTCTTCATTATTCTTTGCTAGTTTTAATAGAGCATTAAATTGTTCATCACTTTTTATATATTTAAAATTATAGAAGCTTAAATGTGAATTTATAGCTTTTTTATCTAAAAGTTTAGAAAACTCATAAACACCTTCAATAGTTTTCTCATTTTTTACTAAAGCTCCAGCATAAAGAGCTTGAATCCAATCTTTTAATACTGTTTCTTTATCATTTTTTAGAAGATATTTATATTTTTCATATATTTTTAAAGGCTCTTTAAAATTGTAGTGAGCAAGTCTAAGAGCTAAATAAAAATATCTAAGTTTTAAATACTCTGAATTTGAATTATTAAGATTAGTTAAAGCTTCTGGAATAAGTGTATCTATATTACAATTATTTGAAGGTATTCTATAATTGTAGTAATCTGAAACTACACAATTTTCTTGTTTTTCTACAAATTTTATATACTCTAAGAGTTCACTATCTTTTATTTTTTCAAGATTCTTTCTTTTGTAAATAAACTCTTCTAGTTCTTCAATACTATATTGATTTTTTAAATCTTCTTGCCATTGTGCAAGATTTGCTAATTTATTTATAGTATCATAATTATATATAAGTGAGTTATAATCAGCTGGGTGACTTAAATCAGAATAATTCAGGAAAAAATAATCTCTATTTTCAACAAAAACAAACTCTTTTTCTTGAGGGTCTATCCAAAAACCACAAGAAAAAAGTGATGAATTTATAAAAATTGTAAATAGGAGAACTTTAAAAAACACAATAAACTCCTATTTTTTCGAATTTATATAAGTTCTAAAATCGCCACACTCTTTTAATAGCTCTTTGTAGTATTTTGTATTTTTATAATTTTTTTCTAAATCATCAAAATATTTTGCACCATCAAGTTTTAAAAATTTTTCATAGAATTCGTCATTTAATCCATAGAAATATTTTTGTGTATTGTTTCTCCAAAATGAGCTACCTTGTTGTGGATATTCTTCATATTTTAGATCAAAAAGTGCTAATTTTGTTTTTGATATTTGATAAGTTATTTTTGCTTTTAATTCCTTATCATTGCTATTATTTAAAGCTATTTCATAATGTTTTAGTGCAAGATTTAATTTTTCCTCTTGAAGTTCTGGAGTATGAACAAAAACAACACTTCTATGTGATGTTGTAGCTTTCGAAGAGTTTCCATAATAGCTTAGATTATATAGAGCATTTGCATAAAGAAAATTATCTATAGTGCTATTTGGATTCTCTTTAAGAACATTTTTTATTTCTAAAATTTTTTCTAAAAAATCTTTTATAGTTAAATCATTTTGTTTACCATTTCTATTGTTACCTCTTATTAAACCATTAAAAGGGTTATACTCTAAACTTGAATTAAGAATAGCTAAATTTGTATCTAGTGCTTCTTTGAATTTTAGATTATTTATTAAAAGTGATATTTTTGCATAGGCAAACTCCCCATCATTATCTATTAGAGTTTGGAATTTTTTTTGTAAATATGTTTTTAATTTTGAGTCTTGAGGTTTTACTAAAAACTCTTCAAATGTTTTGAATTTTTTCATATCTAAAATAGTGTAATTAATATAAGAAGAGTTTTGTGCCAAAAATAGATTAAAATCTAAACCTTGTTTTTTATATAGTTTTGATAAAACTTCTAAAGTGTATTCATAAATTGTATTTGATGTATGGTTTTCATCAATTAACTTTTCTATTTTATCAATAATAATATTTTCAGTTTGGCTATCTATTTTTTCTAAAGATTGTAGATATAAAAGATATGCTACTGTTTGTACTTCATGAGAGTTAGGATAATCTTTTAAGAGTTTATTTAAAATATTATTTGCTTCTTCGAATTTTTTTGTATATAAATTGAAATATACTAAACTTAAATCAACTAAATATCTATTTTCTATCTCTAAACTATTTAGAAAATCTATATATTTTGTATAAAAAATAGTATCTTCCTCAAAATTATTCTCAAAGTAAATATCTTCATTGAAAAAAGTTTGAGATTTTAGAAGTTCTCTATATAGTAAAAATTGGAGCCATTTTGAATTTTTATCAAGATTGTAAATATTTTTCATCTCTTCTATAGCATTACTTGAACTATCTAATGCTCTTAATGTATAAAATTTAGCTTTTTCATCACTATTTTGTGCAAGATTTAAAAGTGAATCAAAATTTTTCTGATCTCTTATATAGAAAAAATTGTATAGTGCTAAATGTGAGTTTATAGCTTCATCAAATAGCTTAGAAAATTGATAAACACCTTTTGCTATTTCTCCCTTTTTTATTAAAGCTCCTGCGTATAAAGCATCTATCCAATCTTTTACGATTGAGTTTGAATTTTGAACTAAATAGTAATATTTTTTATATATTTCAAGTGGATTTTTTTTGTGATAGTGAGCTAGTCTAAGAGCTAGGAAAAAGTATCTTTGTTTGTAAAAATCTGTTTTTGCCTCTTCTAGTTTTTTTAATGCTTTTGGAATAAAATTTGTACATCTTGAAGGTTTTGATTCTTCAAAATTTGCAGTTGTGCAGTTTTCTTGCTGATAAACAAAGTTTATATAATCTTTTGCTTCAAGATCTTTTAGATTTGTAAGATTTTTATTATAGATAAAATCTTCTATCTCTTCAGCTGTATAAACATCATTTAACTCTTTTTTCCACTCTTTTATATTCTCTTTTTTGCTCTCTTGTTCATATAAATAGATAATTTCATTATAAATTGAAGGATCATTTAAATCTTCACTAAATTTTAGAAAAAGATTATCTTTTTTTTCTAAAAACATATATTTTATACTATTTGGATTCCAATAATCAGCACAAGAAAATAGAGATAACTTTAAAATTAAAGTGGCAAAAAATATTCTTAAAATCATAATATTCCTAGTTTTTCAATAAATTTTCTAAATTATACTTTGTTTTATATTTAATTGTGTAAAAAATTACTTCATCAAAACTGTTTTTACTTAAACCTATAAAATCATTAAGAGCTATTTTTAGCTCATTCTCTTCTACTTTTTCAAATCTTAAAACATCATCTTTATAAATATATTTTCCTTTGAAATAGTGGCTATTTAATACTTTATATTTATTATTTTCTAGCTTTTCAAAGTTTTCATTAAAAAAATCATTTTCTTCAACATTTTCAAATAGATTTATAGCCTTTTTATCTCTAAATTGTACGGCTTGAGAATAAAGAGGAAGAGCTAATTTTAATTTTAGTGGGTATTTATCAAAGTTATAGTGATATTTTTTTGCACTTTCATTGTCTAAAATATAATTTTTTGTTTTAAAATCACCTAATGATGACATATTGTAGTACATTAAAACTCCATAATCAACTGGGGGAACACCTGTCTTTTCAAAATATTTTATTTGATGAAGCCTTATTGTAGCACTGATTGTTTTATTTAGACTATTTTTTAGCTCTTTTAAAAATAAAAAGAAGTTATTTTTTGTACTATTACTCCAATCACAATCTATTTGAAGTTCATTAAAAGTAAAATTTAAACTTTTTAAAAGCTCTAAAATTTTACTATTTAACTCTTCATAATCAATGTTTTGCATAGTTTTATTTGTGATATATATTACTGGAACAAAATCTTTTGGTGGTTTTTCTATAAAGTTTGTTTTTATTATTTCTAATTTATTTGAGTATTTTATATCTAGAATTTTTATATATAGTTTTTCATTCTCAATTTTTTCTTTGTAGCTATTTTCCCAAAAATAGTATGAAAAAAAGAGTTCTCTATTTTTACTAGAATTTGAAGAATTAAATATAGAAAAAACTATAAAGGCTATAAAAATAGATAGTATAAAAAATATTATATAAATAAAAGATTTTTTCATAATTTACTCCAAACTAGCTAGTGCTATTGCTTTTTTTACTCTTGTACTTGCAACATAAAAAATATTTAACTCTTCATTGATTTGATTAAAACTTAGAGATTTTTTTGTATTTAAAATATCTTTTTTGGTAATAAAATCATCGGTCATAATAACTTGCTCATACTCCATACCTTTTGCCTTATGAGTTGTTGTAAAAATAATATCTGCTTCCTCTTTTGAAGTGGTTACTAAATCTTTAATTTTTTTATTTATCTCAAAAATATTATCTCCATAGGTATTTATAAATTTTATTATATTTAAATACTCTTGATTTTTTGTCTCTTTTGCAAAAGCTTCAAGTTCATAAATAGAAGTAAAATTTTTCAGCTCTTCAACAGTTATTTTCTCATTTTTTCTATTTTTAAGATAAAAAATAGAGTAAACAGTTTGATTCATAAAAGAGTAAGATGAGTAACCACCTTCAAAATAAATTTTCTTTTTGTTGAGTATATATTTTACAATTTCAGCTATAAGAGCAAATGAAGTTCGTGAAATTACTGTAAAAGGTTTTGAAAAATCTATAAACTCAATTCCTATTTTTGTTGTAGTTTCAACTCCATTTATATTTAATGTTTTTCCACTATTTTGTTCATACATTCTATTTAATAAAATTTGTAAAGTTTTAGCATAAGAGTTCGAAAATCTAAAACTTGTTGTTAAATTGTATGAAGGTAAATCAATCTTATTTAAAGCATTTGAGGCATATCTAAAAGAGTAAATTTGTTGAAAACTATCTCCTACATAAACTCTTTTCTTAGCAAAATTTTCAACTATTGCAATCATAACATCACTTATATCTTGGGCTTCATCTATTAAAATTAAATCATAATCTATATTTTTACTCAAACTTTTATTTAAAAAATACATCTTTAAATAAAAATCATGAGTTGCTTCTAAATGACCATTTTTCATTGCACCTAAAACTGCTTTTAGATGAATTAAGAGTTGTTTTTTCTCTTTGTTTATTAGTTCTAAATATTGTGCTTCAAAATCACTTTGTTTTATAAAACTATCAATTAATTTTTCATCAAGAGCAACTAAACTAGAGTTACAATAAAAGTTTATAAAATCTTTTAATACTGCTAGATATAAATTTGAAGCATAAAATGTTTTTTGGTTATTATCAAGTTCATAGTAACTTAAAAATCTATCCAAAATATGTGCTTTTAGCTCATTTGTTAAGTTGTAATTGTATGCTCTTGTTTTATTATATGCTAAAGAGTGAATTGTGCTTGTATGAAGATTTGAAAGTTTAAAAGTTTTTAATTTATCTAAAATTGATACTTGCAAAGATTTATTATATGCAAGATAGAGTATCTTTAAGTGTGGATTTTTTTGTGCATAAAGAAGTAGAGTTGTTGTTTTTCCACTTCCTGCTACGGCATTTATCTTAAATGACTCTAAAGAGCTATTTACAATACTTTTCTGCTCTTGTGTTAAAATCATTTAAGCAAATACTCTTTTGTTTTCAAGTTTTTTAATATCACTAAAATTGTCTAAATAATCTAAATAACAAACTAGATATTTTCTACTTAAATCAAACTTTTGTTTGAAGTTAGAAATTTCTATAAAACCATCTTCTTTTATAATCTCTCTCATAGCTTTTATTATTTTATTTAGACTTTGGCTATGTATAAAAAGGTTGTGTTGAAGCCTTATAACATCTTTTTTTGCTGTAAGAGATTTTAAAATATTATCTCCTAGTTTTCTATCAATATCAAGCTCATCATAGATATTATATGGGGCTGTTGGAGTGATATCTTCAAGTTTCAGTCTTTCTAAAAAGATGTTTTCTAACTCTTTTGTAATATCTTCTTTAATATTTGCACTTTTATATAGTTGAGA
The Aliarcobacter faecis genome window above contains:
- a CDS encoding UvrD-helicase domain-containing protein, with the protein product MILTQEQKSIVNSSLESFKINAVAGSGKTTTLLLYAQKNPHLKILYLAYNKSLQVSILDKLKTFKLSNLHTSTIHSLAYNKTRAYNYNLTNELKAHILDRFLSYYELDNNQKTFYASNLYLAVLKDFINFYCNSSLVALDEKLIDSFIKQSDFEAQYLELINKEKKQLLIHLKAVLGAMKNGHLEATHDFYLKMYFLNKSLSKNIDYDLILIDEAQDISDVMIAIVENFAKKRVYVGDSFQQIYSFRYASNALNKIDLPSYNLTTSFRFSNSYAKTLQILLNRMYEQNSGKTLNINGVETTTKIGIEFIDFSKPFTVISRTSFALIAEIVKYILNKKKIYFEGGYSSYSFMNQTVYSIFYLKNRKNEKITVEELKNFTSIYELEAFAKETKNQEYLNIIKFINTYGDNIFEINKKIKDLVTTSKEEADIIFTTTHKAKGMEYEQVIMTDDFITKKDILNTKKSLSFNQINEELNIFYVASTRVKKAIALASLE